In Ilumatobacter fluminis, the following proteins share a genomic window:
- a CDS encoding SCO1664 family protein, with protein MPADELTPMAPDELADPLAFLTEAEVEIEGRMPWSSNATFLTTLRCDGPDGAIEQQAIYKPVRGERPLWDFEPGLHKRERAMFLLSEHLGLGLVPPTVIRDGPLGEGSLQWFVPADHSEHYFTIYETRGHLHDRLREMAVLDIIANNTDRKSGHCLLQPGADDDPSLDRVWAIDNGLCFAAPYKVRTVIWEFAGDTIDDDVLARAATLLDDVPAEIAELLDDDEVVAMQHRATKLVTERALPAEDGDYHHYPWPLV; from the coding sequence GTGCCCGCGGATGAACTGACGCCCATGGCGCCCGACGAACTCGCCGACCCGCTCGCGTTCCTGACCGAGGCCGAGGTCGAGATCGAGGGTCGCATGCCATGGAGCTCGAACGCCACGTTCCTGACGACGCTGCGGTGCGACGGACCCGACGGCGCGATCGAGCAGCAGGCGATCTACAAGCCGGTGCGCGGCGAGCGCCCGCTGTGGGACTTCGAACCGGGCCTCCACAAACGCGAGCGTGCGATGTTTCTGTTGTCGGAGCATCTCGGACTCGGGCTGGTGCCGCCGACGGTGATCCGTGACGGCCCGCTCGGTGAGGGTTCGCTCCAGTGGTTCGTGCCGGCCGACCACAGCGAGCACTACTTCACCATCTACGAGACCCGTGGCCACCTCCACGATCGTCTGCGCGAGATGGCGGTGCTCGACATCATCGCCAACAACACCGATCGCAAGTCGGGCCACTGCCTGCTGCAACCGGGCGCCGACGACGACCCCTCGCTCGACCGGGTCTGGGCGATCGACAACGGGTTGTGCTTCGCGGCGCCGTACAAGGTCCGCACCGTGATCTGGGAGTTCGCCGGCGACACGATCGACGACGACGTGTTGGCACGTGCAGCGACACTCCTCGACGACGTCCCCGCCGAGATCGCCGAGCTCCTCGACGACGACGAGGTCGTCGCGATGCAGCATCGTGCCACCAAGCTCGTCACCGAGCGGGCACTCCCCGCCGAGGACGGCGACTACCACCACTACCCGTGGCCGCTGGTCTGA
- a CDS encoding DUF6183 family protein yields the protein MADDERLDALIHSVDLDGLVRMIDDRCSDRDWAGVLRLRDRCAAATRETGRQLWPAATLAEYRLALLAPPEWAATVLDGEAGRFTIGPLSEVAAQHHTWADLRPHLDAVPISLFVAHERAIRGESIDPSSLAPLPPVLDIPAALQSWEPAYTVATYGDAGVEHEMPASSGVPVDTEVTSSAEVVDDEATELALRQLVETWTASSTGRAESVCVEGAAADAVAALGLHSIRIVEIPADEALATLAWAGASGGAHGRRRGAAMGRFSTWWLLGALGDLHDDWPPTVDEVETLLDELTWYRWDAHEPDGGWRVQLAVENTTEGVAWAFNARDDA from the coding sequence ATGGCCGACGACGAACGCCTCGACGCACTGATTCACTCGGTCGACCTGGACGGCCTCGTCCGCATGATCGACGACCGCTGCTCCGACCGCGACTGGGCAGGCGTGCTCCGCCTCCGGGATCGATGCGCGGCGGCGACCCGCGAGACCGGTCGGCAGCTGTGGCCGGCGGCCACACTGGCCGAGTACCGACTGGCGTTGCTCGCCCCGCCCGAGTGGGCGGCAACGGTGCTCGACGGTGAGGCGGGACGGTTCACGATCGGACCGCTGTCGGAGGTCGCCGCTCAACACCACACCTGGGCCGATCTGCGACCGCACCTCGACGCCGTGCCGATCTCGCTCTTCGTCGCCCACGAGCGTGCGATCCGCGGCGAGTCGATCGATCCGTCGTCGCTGGCGCCGCTGCCGCCGGTGCTCGACATCCCGGCAGCGCTCCAGTCGTGGGAGCCGGCGTACACGGTCGCCACCTATGGCGACGCAGGGGTCGAGCACGAGATGCCGGCGTCGAGCGGCGTACCGGTCGACACCGAGGTGACGTCATCCGCCGAGGTCGTCGACGACGAGGCGACCGAGCTCGCGCTGCGCCAGCTCGTCGAGACGTGGACCGCGTCGTCGACCGGTCGCGCCGAGTCGGTGTGCGTCGAAGGCGCCGCCGCCGACGCGGTCGCCGCACTCGGGCTGCACTCGATCCGCATCGTCGAGATCCCGGCCGATGAGGCGCTCGCCACGCTGGCGTGGGCCGGCGCGTCCGGCGGCGCGCACGGCCGTCGGCGTGGGGCGGCGATGGGCCGCTTCTCGACCTGGTGGCTGCTCGGTGCGCTCGGCGACCTCCACGACGACTGGCCCCCGACCGTCGACGAGGTCGAGACGCTGCTCGACGAACTCACCTGGTACCGCTGGGACGCCCACGAACCCGACGGCGGGTGGCGGGTGCAGCTCGCCGTCGAGAACACGACCGAAGGCGTCGCCTGGGCCTTCAACGCACGCGACGACGCCTGA
- a CDS encoding MFS transporter gives MRAAVPERLGSRFRWLMSSVWVSNLGDGVVLAAGPLLVASQTTDPFLVAAATMLQQLPWLLFGLVGGVTADRFDRRRLVVAANLGRAIVLAVLAATIVTDVVNVTVVLTAMFVLGTAETFSDTAGGTLLPMLVDRDDLGIANARLRFGQITLNRLAGPPLGAFLFAGAMAAPFAIDATLLALSAALVWRIGHTPPIPRDEHSTARADIAAGLRFVWAHSAVRVLVITIFAFNITFGATYGIMVLYAAERLGLDEVGYGFLVTTSAVGAVVGTIVYGRLEAWLGRSGIMRVGLIIETGTHLVLALTTVPAVAFSTMFVFGIHEAAWGTTASTIRHRVVPTEFQGRVGAVYAVAVFGSLVVGSALGGVLAGVWGITAPFWFGFAGSAIILAVMWRSFGHLLDA, from the coding sequence ATGCGGGCCGCCGTGCCCGAGCGGTTGGGGAGCCGCTTCCGATGGCTGATGTCGTCGGTCTGGGTCAGCAACCTCGGCGACGGCGTCGTGCTGGCGGCCGGGCCGCTGCTCGTCGCCTCGCAGACCACCGACCCGTTCCTCGTCGCCGCGGCGACGATGTTGCAGCAGCTGCCGTGGCTCCTGTTCGGACTCGTCGGCGGGGTCACGGCCGACCGATTCGACCGGCGACGGCTGGTCGTCGCGGCGAACCTGGGCCGGGCGATCGTGTTGGCGGTGCTGGCCGCCACCATCGTGACCGACGTCGTGAACGTCACCGTGGTCCTGACGGCGATGTTCGTGCTCGGCACCGCCGAGACCTTCAGCGACACCGCCGGCGGCACCTTGCTGCCGATGCTGGTCGACCGCGACGATCTGGGCATCGCCAACGCCCGGCTCCGCTTCGGGCAGATCACCCTCAACCGGTTGGCCGGGCCGCCGCTCGGCGCGTTCTTGTTCGCCGGGGCCATGGCCGCGCCGTTCGCGATCGACGCCACCCTCCTGGCGCTGTCGGCGGCGCTCGTGTGGCGGATCGGACACACCCCGCCGATCCCGCGCGACGAACACTCGACCGCCCGTGCCGACATCGCCGCCGGGCTGCGATTCGTGTGGGCGCACTCGGCGGTTCGCGTGCTCGTCATCACGATCTTCGCGTTCAACATCACCTTCGGTGCGACATACGGGATCATGGTGCTCTACGCCGCCGAGCGGCTCGGGCTCGACGAAGTCGGCTACGGCTTCCTCGTCACCACCAGTGCCGTCGGCGCGGTCGTGGGCACCATCGTCTACGGGCGCCTCGAGGCGTGGCTCGGTCGGTCGGGGATCATGCGTGTGGGGCTGATCATCGAGACCGGCACCCACCTCGTCCTCGCGCTCACCACGGTGCCGGCCGTTGCCTTCTCGACGATGTTCGTGTTCGGCATCCACGAAGCGGCGTGGGGCACGACGGCGTCGACGATCCGGCACCGTGTCGTCCCCACCGAGTTCCAGGGACGGGTCGGCGCCGTGTACGCCGTCGCCGTGTTCGGCAGCCTCGTGGTCGGCTCGGCGCTCGGCGGCGTGCTCGCCGGTGTGTGGGGGATCACCGCACCGTTCTGGTTCGGCTTCGCCGGATCGGCGATCATCCTCGCCGTGATGTGGCGCAGCTTCGGCCACCTGCTCGACGCCTGA
- a CDS encoding electron transfer flavoprotein subunit alpha/FixB family protein — protein sequence MGINNIWVFAQEANGAPTPATLELLTKARGLGGTVSAFVVGDGAPIASALGEYGAAKVYSTGALDGDLPGAAGAAAMKAVIDGGDSPDLIMFPQNYEGRDIVSRLSVKLDRTVLTNNTQIEVDGDSLKVTTPVFGGEQLVTTTFTGEGPFLAAFRPKSFEPEAGGAGAGEVVSAPVPDLGATGGAKVTAVHVEETTGPKLDEAAVVVAGGRGLGQSESFEMVESLAKILKGAPGASRAIVDAGWVPYSMQVGQTGKVVKPSVYIAAGISGATQHMVGMKGSKNIIAINKDAEAPIFGVADLGIVGDVHKVMPKLIEALQGR from the coding sequence ATGGGAATCAACAACATCTGGGTCTTCGCTCAGGAAGCCAACGGCGCGCCCACCCCGGCGACGCTCGAACTGCTCACCAAGGCCCGTGGTCTCGGCGGCACCGTCTCGGCGTTCGTCGTCGGCGACGGCGCCCCGATCGCCTCGGCGCTCGGTGAATACGGCGCCGCCAAGGTGTACTCCACCGGTGCCCTCGACGGCGACCTGCCGGGCGCGGCTGGTGCCGCCGCCATGAAGGCCGTCATCGACGGTGGCGACAGCCCCGACCTCATCATGTTCCCCCAGAACTACGAGGGCCGTGACATCGTCAGCCGCCTGTCGGTCAAGCTCGACCGCACGGTGCTCACCAACAACACCCAGATCGAGGTCGACGGCGATTCGCTGAAGGTCACGACGCCGGTGTTCGGTGGCGAGCAGCTGGTCACCACGACCTTCACCGGCGAGGGCCCGTTCCTCGCTGCGTTCCGCCCGAAGTCGTTCGAGCCCGAGGCCGGCGGTGCCGGTGCGGGTGAGGTCGTCTCGGCACCGGTGCCCGACCTCGGTGCGACCGGCGGGGCCAAGGTCACCGCCGTCCACGTCGAGGAGACGACCGGTCCGAAGCTCGACGAGGCCGCTGTTGTGGTGGCCGGTGGTCGCGGTCTCGGCCAGTCGGAGAGCTTCGAGATGGTCGAGAGCCTCGCCAAGATCCTCAAGGGCGCTCCGGGCGCCTCGCGTGCGATCGTCGACGCCGGCTGGGTGCCCTACTCGATGCAGGTCGGCCAGACCGGCAAGGTCGTGAAGCCGAGCGTCTACATCGCCGCCGGCATCTCGGGCGCCACCCAGCACATGGTGGGCATGAAGGGCTCGAAGAACATCATCGCGATCAACAAGGACGCGGAGGCGCCGATCTTCGGTGTCGCCGACCTCGGCATCGTGGGCGACGTCCACAAGGTGATGCCCAAGCTGATCGAGGCGCTGCAGGGTCGCTGA
- a CDS encoding electron transfer flavoprotein subunit beta/FixA family protein: MNVIVCVKQIPDPALPGELDPSTNTLKREGKLILDESDSYGVEMALQLVDKAGEGEVSLISMAPNGEVSGLRTALAMGAAKAVLVSDPELAGSDALTTAKVLAAAAQKLGDADLIIAATESSDGYTGTVPEQMAEVLGMPSITFAKSVAVEGGTVKVARQTEAGYDEVECPTPALVSVTAGVVEPRYPSFKGIMAAKSKPVEEVTAADLGVTPVGWAGADQQITDVAQAPAREAGEIIEDEGEAHLKIVEFLEGLKVI, from the coding sequence ATGAACGTGATCGTGTGCGTGAAGCAGATCCCCGACCCGGCACTGCCGGGCGAGCTGGATCCCTCGACGAACACGCTGAAGCGAGAGGGCAAGCTCATCCTCGATGAGTCCGACAGCTATGGCGTGGAGATGGCCCTTCAGTTGGTCGACAAGGCGGGTGAGGGCGAAGTCAGCCTCATCTCCATGGCGCCCAACGGTGAGGTCTCCGGCTTGCGCACGGCGCTGGCGATGGGTGCGGCCAAGGCCGTCCTCGTCTCCGACCCCGAGCTCGCCGGTTCCGATGCGCTGACGACCGCCAAGGTGTTGGCGGCCGCAGCCCAGAAGCTCGGCGACGCCGACCTGATCATCGCGGCGACCGAGTCGTCCGATGGGTACACCGGCACCGTGCCCGAGCAGATGGCCGAGGTCCTCGGCATGCCGTCGATCACCTTCGCCAAGAGCGTTGCGGTCGAGGGCGGCACCGTGAAGGTCGCCCGCCAGACCGAAGCGGGCTACGACGAGGTCGAGTGCCCGACCCCCGCACTGGTCAGCGTGACCGCCGGCGTGGTCGAGCCCCGCTACCCGAGCTTCAAGGGCATCATGGCCGCGAAGTCGAAGCCGGTCGAGGAAGTCACCGCCGCCGATCTGGGTGTCACCCCGGTCGGTTGGGCCGGCGCCGACCAGCAGATCACCGACGTCGCACAGGCCCCGGCCCGCGAAGCCGGCGAGATCATCGAAGACGAGGGCGAAGCGCACCTCAAGATCGTCGAGTTCCTCGAGGGACTCAAGGTCATCTGA
- a CDS encoding diacylglycerol/lipid kinase family protein translates to MRILLVVNSFASSVTARNTVIVHRRLARGHDVEVVETNRRGHATRFALDAARQGFDVVIGYGGDGTLNEVATGIAGSDTALGVLPGGSTNVFARTLGLPNDPVEAADHLARGIDAADLRPIGLGKVNGRFFCFHTGIGFDAAVVRAVEQRASLKRWLGHPLFITAGLTTWLRGYDRTQPHFRLSSEHGEIDDGYFSIVLNTNPYTFLGNRPLDLSPDAGLDRGLVVLTFRTMQVLPILRGLGGALKGGGVTTSEQLVEWTDVSRMTVSSAEPFPYQLDGDYLGAVDRLEFEHVPDAVQLVFPAE, encoded by the coding sequence TTGCGGATCCTCCTCGTCGTCAACTCGTTCGCGTCGTCCGTGACGGCCCGGAACACGGTGATCGTGCACCGGCGGTTGGCGCGCGGCCACGACGTCGAGGTGGTCGAGACCAATCGGCGAGGCCACGCGACCCGATTCGCGCTCGACGCCGCTCGGCAGGGTTTCGACGTCGTGATCGGCTACGGCGGTGACGGCACGCTCAACGAGGTCGCCACCGGCATCGCCGGCTCCGACACCGCGCTCGGCGTGCTGCCCGGCGGTTCGACGAACGTGTTCGCCCGGACGCTGGGCCTGCCGAACGATCCGGTCGAGGCCGCCGACCACCTGGCGCGCGGCATCGACGCCGCCGATCTGCGTCCGATCGGCCTCGGCAAGGTGAACGGTCGCTTCTTCTGCTTCCACACCGGGATCGGCTTCGACGCCGCCGTCGTGCGGGCGGTCGAGCAGCGTGCGTCGCTGAAACGCTGGCTCGGCCATCCTCTCTTCATCACCGCCGGGCTCACGACGTGGTTGCGCGGCTACGACCGCACGCAGCCGCACTTCAGGCTGTCGTCGGAGCACGGCGAGATCGACGACGGCTACTTCTCGATCGTGCTCAACACGAATCCGTACACCTTTCTCGGCAACCGCCCACTCGACCTGTCCCCCGACGCCGGACTCGATCGTGGTCTCGTCGTGCTGACGTTCCGCACGATGCAGGTCCTGCCGATCCTGCGCGGCCTCGGCGGCGCCCTGAAGGGCGGCGGCGTGACGACGAGCGAGCAACTCGTCGAATGGACCGACGTGTCACGGATGACGGTGTCGAGTGCCGAGCCGTTCCCCTACCAGCTCGACGGCGACTACCTCGGTGCCGTCGACCGGCTCGAGTTCGAACACGTCCCCGACGCGGTCCAACTCGTCTTCCCCGCCGAGTAG
- a CDS encoding glycerophosphodiester phosphodiesterase, which yields MTLVIAHRGASRAEPENTIAAFTRAVEMGADCVELDVRRTADGRLAVHHDAHLADGRAICDTNRTDLPDQVPDLAASLDACAGIAVNIEIKNDPRDPDHDPSDRAVEQIASELGPGSARWLFSSFRWDTVTRCRELFPTARTAFLTSTIDAATIERTAAAGHEAIHPWDRVVDEASVRHAHSLGLAVNVWTCDDPDRMRELMAWGVDGICTNVPDVALDVRRR from the coding sequence GTGACCCTCGTCATCGCCCACCGCGGCGCCTCGCGCGCCGAGCCCGAGAACACGATCGCTGCGTTCACCCGTGCCGTCGAGATGGGTGCCGACTGCGTCGAGCTCGACGTGCGTCGCACCGCCGACGGCCGCCTGGCCGTCCACCACGACGCCCACCTCGCCGACGGCCGGGCCATCTGCGACACGAATCGCACCGACCTGCCCGACCAGGTCCCCGATCTGGCAGCGTCGCTCGACGCCTGTGCCGGAATCGCCGTCAACATCGAGATCAAGAACGACCCACGCGACCCCGACCACGATCCGTCCGACCGGGCCGTGGAGCAGATCGCGAGCGAACTCGGACCCGGCTCGGCGCGTTGGCTGTTCTCGTCGTTCCGCTGGGACACGGTGACGCGATGCCGGGAGCTGTTCCCGACCGCCCGGACGGCGTTCCTGACGTCGACGATCGACGCCGCCACGATCGAGCGCACGGCAGCCGCCGGTCACGAGGCGATCCACCCCTGGGACCGCGTCGTCGACGAGGCGTCGGTTCGTCACGCACACTCGCTCGGGCTCGCGGTCAACGTCTGGACGTGCGACGACCCGGACCGGATGCGCGAGCTGATGGCGTGGGGCGTCGACGGCATCTGCACCAACGTGCCCGACGTCGCCCTCGACGTACGCCGACGTTGA
- a CDS encoding WhiB family transcriptional regulator yields the protein MSNLASALALAAADDVWRDHALCRDTDPELFFPVGTTGQALVSQDHAKQVCQECTVQQECLDYALDTNQDSGIWGGLTEEERRSIRRQRAAAARAARQQAS from the coding sequence GTGTCGAACCTCGCGTCCGCCCTCGCTCTCGCCGCCGCCGACGACGTGTGGCGCGATCACGCTCTGTGCCGCGACACCGACCCCGAACTCTTCTTCCCGGTCGGCACGACCGGCCAGGCGCTCGTCTCGCAAGACCACGCCAAGCAGGTCTGCCAGGAGTGCACGGTCCAGCAGGAGTGCCTCGACTACGCACTCGACACCAACCAGGACTCCGGCATCTGGGGCGGCCTCACCGAGGAGGAGCGTCGCTCCATCCGTCGCCAGCGCGCCGCAGCCGCTCGCGCGGCACGCCAGCAGGCCAGCTGA
- a CDS encoding mechanosensitive ion channel family protein: MLHELLDFLAGHAVTRPGTVVIIVASAIIASRLARVVSRRVIKRLAVHSRPGHGLWRTRARRIGGETTEAGEQRRRQRIDAASRMVSHLASVAIWLVATIVMFNVLDVDPAFFLSSAGFIGAGLAIGGQHKVNDYLTGLSVHFEDRYGVGDLVEADIGWNLPIRGVVDHVGLFSTRIRAADSTMHLPNNALVNIRNLSQEPTSVELNVKAPDDADAQDVAAMLKRLAGTDGLTDVVFVGDLDADRDEAGEIRVRAATAAGLDDRRRAELVQRAESALYP; the protein is encoded by the coding sequence GTGCTCCACGAACTCCTCGACTTCCTCGCCGGGCATGCGGTCACCCGCCCCGGCACCGTCGTGATCATCGTCGCCTCGGCGATCATCGCGTCGCGACTCGCCCGGGTCGTGTCCCGGCGGGTCATCAAGCGGCTCGCCGTCCACAGCCGCCCCGGCCACGGCCTGTGGCGGACCCGGGCCCGACGGATCGGTGGTGAGACGACCGAAGCCGGCGAACAGCGTCGCCGGCAACGCATCGACGCCGCCTCACGGATGGTCAGCCACCTCGCCTCGGTGGCGATCTGGCTCGTCGCCACGATCGTGATGTTCAACGTGCTCGACGTCGACCCGGCGTTCTTCCTGTCGAGCGCCGGCTTCATCGGCGCCGGGCTGGCGATCGGTGGCCAGCACAAGGTGAACGACTACCTGACGGGTCTGTCGGTCCACTTCGAGGACCGGTACGGCGTCGGCGACCTCGTCGAAGCCGACATCGGCTGGAACCTGCCGATCCGCGGCGTCGTCGATCACGTCGGCCTGTTCAGCACCCGCATCCGTGCTGCCGACAGCACGATGCACCTGCCCAACAACGCCCTGGTCAACATCCGCAACCTCTCACAGGAGCCGACGTCGGTCGAGCTCAACGTGAAGGCTCCCGACGACGCCGACGCTCAGGACGTGGCAGCGATGCTGAAGCGGCTCGCCGGGACCGACGGGCTCACCGACGTCGTGTTCGTCGGTGATCTCGACGCCGACCGTGACGAGGCCGGGGAGATCCGGGTTCGGGCGGCGACGGCCGCCGGACTCGACGACCGGCGTCGAGCAGAACTGGTGCAGCGTGCCGAGAGTGCGCTGTACCCGTGA